The genomic DNA AAAGATCTTCAAGTTCTCCCAACACTCGCATCGTAGAATCTCCCCCTGATCTGAACTATCCTTGTAAGCACAAGTGGGCGTGGCATTAGCGACCAACCGACCGGCCACAAGCCATCTCCCAGTCGGTAGATTAGATCACCGAGTATTTGGTAAGAAGACCTCTCGCTCTTGCGCCATCAGACAAAGACAAAAGGCTCTTTTTTAGTTTCGCCGGCAGAGAGAATTAGTAAAGTTTCTTACCAATCCAAGTTGAAGCAGCAACGGGACGGGTTTAAACAAACTCGGCCTATAACCGGTTCTTTTTGCAATGCGCACGGAGTTCCATGTACGTAAGAATGTGGAGAGGGGCGTTTAAAGCAACTGAAACTTGAAGACACCACTCGACAAAGAACGGATGGTGCCAGAATGTCGGGTTCGGATTTTGGCTTTCAGAAAAGTTCTTCACCAAGTTGCCCGCGGACGGGAGTGTGTCTGATATGTCAACCGTTCCATTGGGACTTTTCAGGGCCGGGACTTGACAGGGACAACAACAGGGCGGGATGGATATCAGACGGAACTGATTAATGTTTCTTTGATTATGCGTGATGGGATAGGGTTTTTAGATCAAGCCACGGTTGCAAAGGTAACGTGCGACTGGATGCTTTCGGAAGAGAGGTGAGAGGTGGGATCTGGCCCGGGCTGTTGGGTCAGGAACGAAAGAGGGATGTGGATatctggagaagaagaaagggTTTTTGCATCCTTGGGTCGAGAGGGAcctgagggtgatgatggtctgGAGGGAAGATGAACTGGTTCATTGTTCCACGTGGAGGAGTGATGGGCCCGAGTAGTCGGACCACtttgtgggttggggggttgatctAGATTCTAGAACCCATGTTGTCAGTAAAGAGCAGCGAGCTTGGGTAGACTGAACTCATATTGACTGGTAGACACATAGACTGGCTTAACTCCGTGCTCATCCACCGTTATCCCACGTGGAGGGAATGAAGCTTCGGATTCTTTGTACCCTTATGACCTCAaccagctcaccacccccctagTTACATATGGCTTGGCTAGAATAATCCAGAAACGTGGTCAGGACTTCAACTGGTAGCGTGTAGCTCTCGTAAGCTTCGCCTCGTCAATGGCATCCCACATGGAGGGAGTGAAAGGCATAGATCTAACATTTGATATAGTAATATCTGGTCCACCTATTCACCGTTTTTAGTCAGAGTCTGCTTGGCACAACCCCCAAGACTTCACCAACTGCTACACAAGTAGTCAGTAGATATATGTGGAATTGTAGATTGTTCCACGTGGAAAAGATAAATCCCACACATCACCTCATGAGCTGTCATAACGAGCTTGGCTAATCTACTGACTCATAAACTACTAACACACCAGTAAGCAACAGCTGGGTCTGGGGCTCTTTACGACATTGTTCCAAGCCTTCAAGTGAATGCCTCAACACCAGGGCTGAAGCTCGCGCCCTTCTCGGTGACGAGACAAGCCCGGAAAACCCGAATAGCACGTAACAAGGGATCCTGGGTATCGCAGTTGCCAAGCCTGCCTTGTGTTGTGACTGCTTAGTAAAACTTCTTTGGAAAAGGAGTAGGTGAGAGAGTACGACCCTCACTTGGGTCTTCTAAGCTTCAAGTGTGATGATATGGCGCGTTGTAAACGTAGAAAAAAGGTTGTGCCACTGGTGAATCTTCCCTGCTCATTGATCATTGCAGTCACGATGGATCGAAGTCTGAAGACGACGCGCAGTAGAACGCGTGCTGTCTTTGTCACAGCAGCTTCTTTGCCTGATCATCATGAATTCACTTGAATACTGAGAGGAAAGCTCCAGGCCTTTGGTCTTTAAACAAGGAAACACCAATAAGTCGCGGTGTGATTTACGTTGACATTTTCACAAGTAGAAAGGCATCAACAGATTTAGAGTTGGAGCGTGAATTATTGGTTCCCTTCCCTATTTATTCCTGATTAAAAAGTGTTTCTATGATTttgagagcgagagagagtgagagagcAAGCAGCCGGCACCTGGCCACGGCATTGTGTCTGTGTCAGAGACTGTGTGTTAGAGAGATATCTTGTGAGCAGAAATCCGTTTGACCCGAGAAGAAaacttgatctcctcctttcTCTTGAGCTTGATTCTTTTCATGTTATTAATTCCTACTCCCCTAGCAACCAGGTTTTCTCTCAAAATATTTGAAACAAAAACATGGCCatgagagagaaaagagcaaCGAAGAAAGAACCAATAGTCAGAGTGTGTGTAGTATCTCTGCAAAGACAGTatttcctccccccacccccttccctgcCTTCCCCACAACATTTCGCCTTGTGTGTGATAATAAAAAAGAGATTCGGTCGGATGATTGTGAGTATGCGAGAGTTGTCTGCGTGTGTGTGGCGGTGCTTCGTTGTCGATGTGTGTGCGAAAAATGAAGAGCTGtgaaagacaaaagaaaacagacgAGAgaggccaacaacaacaaaaaataATAACAAGCAGCGGTGAACGGTAACACCTGATAGATAAATACAACTGCTGAATGCGCCtgaagcaaaacaaaaatcGTCTCGTCATTAGTCGGCCCTGGCTTCTCGCGGAACAAGTGTGTCGAATAGAGGATGGTGATAATgcctgatggtggtgggagggacTGGAAGAAGTGATACTAAAAGGTGCAGCCACAGAGACGGTCTGTAGAGTGAGCCATATGGTGGATTGTTTAAGACTGCCATGACTGCTACATGACAATGCAACAGCCGCAACCACCCTTCTTTGGTGCTGGATCCTCCTCAGGGGGTTCTGGTACCTTGACTGTCGACAACGGCTGAGGCTGGGTCTGTGGTTGTGGTCCTGGCGTCCGTGGGCTTGGTAGAGGACTCATGGTTGGTTTGTCTGAGATCTTGGGCATTGTTGAATATGAGCTCGCTCTTCCTCCAAGCGTAGGGCTCCTCACTTCTGGCCTTAACGGCCAGTCACCCTGCTCCTCATCCTGCGCTTCTTTTTCAGGATCCCTCTCCTCTTGTCCCGCGATGTTCTCTGGAGGTTTCAAGAACCCTTCGTCGGTGAGTGGCCTAAACTCTCTGTCGTAGACATTTCCAAACTTGCCCTCTCGTTCCATCCTCTCTTGAGCTAGCCGCTTGGCTACGGTTGGCAAGAGTTGTTGGTCCGGAGGCAAGCGAGGATCAGGCCGGTACGCAGAGATCATCCAGGGTGGTTCTCCTTCCATCGGCTTGCTACTGCTGGAAAACTCCCTCTCAGCAGACCTCGTGGATGGCCGTGTCCCGCTACTAGTCGAGTCCTTACTAGGCCCACCTCTTGTCTTGGGACGTCCGGCAGCCCCATTCGCAGCCTTTGGTTTTCTAATCCCGGCAGGCTTCTTGGGAGATGGATCGGTTCTCTTGTTCGGCTGGCTAGTGGATTGAGCAGTCCCCTCGCTCGGTGTCGGTTTGCCAAGCGAGGTTGCGTTACTACCGCTTCTGCCTCGGTTTCTGGAGTAAGATATCGAGTCCTCGCCGGGACTACCGTCGCGTTTCCTGGCCAAGAGAGTGTCTCGTTCGATATGCTCGCTGGGAATGGGCACCGGGCTGACCTTTGCCACGGGGATTTTCGAAGTGTTTTTGCCGCTACCCGTCGACACCCAATATCCGTCACCCTCTTCCACAATTTCCTCTGGACGTCTAAGATCCCAACTAGGAATCGCGTTGAGATCTGGAGTCTTGGGTTCTGTCGTTGTTGCCCCCGAGTTTTTCCTAGATCTCGAGGCATTATCCGTACCACCAATCGACCTCCCCGAACCGTTCAGCTTGTCCTGACTCTGATCCCTCCGTGTCCTGTTTTGACTCTTTGACCTTGCCCTGTCCCTTTGGCGTGGCAAAAAGATACCAGCAGCTTGCAACTCTTCACTTTCAATCCGAGCCAACTTGTCCCGATGAATCCATTTCGAATTGTCCTCTTGTCCTATCGGCGGCGTGCTGTCCCTCGGCCCCGTTCTCTGCAAACCATCGGATCCATTCCCTCTCGTGTCGCTATCAAATGCTTCCGTGCTCTCCAGAGAGCTGGGGTGGTCCTGAATACTCCGGGGTTTCGATTGcttgtggtggttttgggtggCATAAGCAGTCATATCGGAACCAGCGTCTCCGTTGGCGTACTTTCGCGAAATCGAGTCTAGGCCCGTGGCGGTAGAGTGCAGAGTAGAATTACCATTCTGAGGGGCCAGTGGCTGTCGGTGGGATGAGTAGGCGTTTTCGTTATGTACAAGCCGCTTGCCGTCGTGAAGGTCGTTCTGTAGTGGGACGCGAGTGTTAGAAAAGAGCGCTTTCCCTCAAGGTAAGGGAGGCAGGGGACAGGGAAGTTGGGAGGAAGGCACGTCTCCGCTTGAAAATGCTGTCGATGGTTTTGTTCTTACCTCTGCTTCGTCCGGCACAGCAAGGTCCCACGGATAGCCAGTGTCATGGGCAGCAGTAGGTGAGAatgccgtcgtcgtctgcGACACTGCCGCCATATTTGTCACCGACAAAGACAACTCAACCGACGGTTGGCGACGGCGACAAACCAGTCGTCGACTGTTCGGCAGGAAATTACGGGGCAGGTGCGGCAGCGAACCCCAACCACCGGGCCAAAAATTGGGCCTATCTTTTTTTGATCCGgaaacagaaagaaaagtgTAGATTGTGTAGGCCGTTGAAGAGAGCACTTGACAGCTGCCGGCGCGGGTGTAATGGGCGCCGAGTGTATCACCGCGCCACCCAGCCTCTCCAACTTGGCCAACAGCGTTAAGTGCAGCGCAGATCGGAACTCCTCATGCGGCTGTTTCCGATGTTCTAGATGCTGTCGTGGCGGATCGGGTTGATCGATTCAATCGGCGCGGTCGGCGGTAATGTTCGCGCGTGATGGTCGtgacaaaggaaaagggtGGAAGCGCAGGCAGACGATGCGGAGGTCGTGTGGTTGCTTGGAAgatggtcttggtgttgtgtgATTTGTCGTGGGTGTCCTGGGCTGCCTTTCACGGAGCACCACTCACTTCAACCTTTGACGAAACGAGCTACCGGGACCTAAACTTTTTTGAGGAGCCTGGCGTCTGCGGGTCTCGGAATTTGGATTCTCCCCCCCTTGGCCCTGTTCCTATTCAACGTCGGCGTGGCTACCTTCGACAGATCAACGGGGTCAGTGTTCGATAGTTGTCGTCGTCTGATTAAAGCAGCGGAGCGAGCAATGTGCCCGAGTGGAAACAAGAGAATGGACGGATGCGATGCGCtccaaagacaaaaaaagagGGGCATGGAACCAATCCACGAGCAGTCTTGGGTCCAGCGGCATCAACAAACTGACGGGTTGACGTTGACGTGAACTGTCAAAcgaacatcaacaacatggACCGTCCGTCGCGTGGTGCAAGTATCAATTGACAATTTCCTCTAGGCACTGCCATTCCCTTGGGCCATCCAGGGGTAAACTCGTCCCAAGGTCGCATTTGCTGGAGAAGGGTCCCAAGCGAAAAGGAGTCTCATTAATCTTCTTTCGTGATGCCATTGGTCAATTCCACCCATGGTCCGTGCCGATTGCCTCATTCACTCATTCATTTCTCGTCTTGCGGCTCGACTTGGACGGTAATGTCCGCCAAGTCAAGCATCGCCGTTCCTTTTTGCCTTGTTCTCGACAGCTTCAACATCATGTGATTGATTGTCTTTCATGCCATTTTCAGAATCATCGAATTTGCCATTCTTGCTGGTTAAACGGTACATGGGAGCGTTGAAAAGCTCTTGCCTTGCCTATCAATCCAAACTTTATTCGCAAGCGAGATTCAACTTCATTGATTGCTCTCTCTTTCTGTCACTTGACCCCGGCTTCCAGGTTCATACAAGCAGCCTCGCCCTGCTTGGCCACATCCGCACAGAGCAAACAATATCATGGCATCGTCTCAGTCTTTACCAAGCCAAACTAGGCGTACTCGAATTGTTTGTATCAGCGATACTCATAATTCAACTGTCAAGCTACCGAAAGGTGACGTGCTGATTCATGCTGGCGACTTGACGAACCAGGGTAGCTATTCAGAGGTAGCAAGACCGTTCCTTTTGTTGAATCTTCAAGGGCACCATTTATGGTTTGCTAACGGTGCCTTCTAGCTTTCCAAAACAGTGCAGTGGTTAGAAAAGGTCGACTTTGAAGTCAAGATTGTGATTGCCGGTGAGAATTGACAGCCACGACGATTGCATTTCTCTTGCATCAAGGCTGATTCTGCCAGGAAACCATGATATAACACTGGATCAAGGCTTCTATCAAGATCATGGGCAAAGCTTCCACAACAAGAAACCCCAGAACACGGCTGAGTGTCTCAAGCTTCTGACATCGAGCCCTACCATCACATACCTGTGTCATAGCTCCACGAGAATCCGGCTTACCAACCCCAAAGGACCAAGAACCGAATTCAATGTCTTTGGCTCTCCCTACAGTCCCAAGAACGGTCTGTGGGCATTCGGATACGATGGCAACGGCGTGGAGCTAGATCCTTCGGGAACGCAAACATCTACAGACCTC from Podospora pseudoanserina strain CBS 124.78 chromosome 2, whole genome shotgun sequence includes the following:
- a CDS encoding hypothetical protein (EggNog:ENOG503P198), producing MAAVSQTTTAFSPTAAHDTGYPWDLAVPDEAENDLHDGKRLVHNENAYSSHRQPLAPQNGNSTLHSTATGLDSISRKYANGDAGSDMTAYATQNHHKQSKPRSIQDHPSSLESTEAFDSDTRGNGSDGLQRTGPRDSTPPIGQEDNSKWIHRDKLARIESEELQAAGIFLPRQRDRARSKSQNRTRRDQSQDKLNGSGRSIGGTDNASRSRKNSGATTTEPKTPDLNAIPSWDLRRPEEIVEEGDGYWVSTGSGKNTSKIPVAKVSPVPIPSEHIERDTLLARKRDGSPGEDSISYSRNRGRSGSNATSLGKPTPSEGTAQSTSQPNKRTDPSPKKPAGIRKPKAANGAAGRPKTRGGPSKDSTSSGTRPSTRSAEREFSSSSKPMEGEPPWMISAYRPDPRLPPDQQLLPTVAKRLAQERMEREGKFGNVYDREFRPLTDEGFLKPPENIAGQEERDPEKEAQDEEQGDWPLRPEVRSPTLGGRASSYSTMPKISDKPTMSPLPSPRTPGPQPQTQPQPLSTVKVPEPPEEDPAPKKGGCGCCIVM